A single window of Metallosphaera hakonensis JCM 8857 = DSM 7519 DNA harbors:
- a CDS encoding radical SAM/SPASM domain-containing protein has translation MNRNLKAIRWFINTQLLGKWYNVAYATFKVTSKCNLRCTFCNPAYYSGTLEEANTEQLKRVIDNLRSSVVVLSFEGGEPTSRPDILDLLQYAHDGSFYVMLTTNGYKLGDPDFLSKLADRIDFLHYSIDEYHWNVKAFDNLCRFRDYGLKVNVQTVVTKYNINTLEDKVRKVRECGYKILLMPAVDYPDSRVKLAPDREQYYQVLSYLKSKYGSTLNNSWGFIRALRGELPKKLTSYAITVYPNGDLPYPDDINGEIIGNLARNSLEDLLSSRRAEELRKKMLENAAKYEYLHLQTASFNNLKDLAEYVREMGKWAFTGHA, from the coding sequence TTGAATAGGAATCTGAAGGCAATAAGATGGTTCATAAACACTCAACTTCTTGGTAAGTGGTATAACGTTGCCTACGCTACCTTTAAGGTTACGTCCAAATGTAATCTCCGTTGTACCTTTTGCAATCCTGCATATTACTCAGGCACTTTGGAGGAGGCAAATACGGAACAGTTGAAGAGGGTAATAGATAACCTGAGGTCATCAGTAGTAGTCCTGTCTTTTGAAGGGGGAGAACCCACTAGCAGGCCGGACATTCTGGACCTACTCCAATACGCCCACGATGGATCCTTTTACGTTATGCTTACTACCAACGGCTATAAGCTGGGGGACCCAGATTTCCTGTCAAAATTGGCTGATAGGATAGATTTCCTCCACTACTCCATAGATGAATACCATTGGAACGTGAAAGCCTTTGATAACCTGTGCAGATTCAGGGATTACGGACTCAAGGTAAACGTTCAGACCGTGGTCACCAAATATAACATTAACACGTTAGAGGATAAGGTCAGGAAGGTTAGGGAGTGTGGGTATAAGATACTCCTGATGCCAGCGGTTGACTACCCTGACTCTAGAGTGAAACTAGCCCCTGACAGAGAACAGTACTACCAGGTATTGTCGTATCTCAAGAGTAAGTACGGATCAACCCTGAATAACTCCTGGGGCTTTATAAGGGCCTTGAGGGGAGAATTGCCCAAGAAGCTTACAAGTTATGCCATAACGGTTTACCCAAATGGAGATTTACCTTATCCAGACGACATAAACGGAGAAATAATTGGTAACTTAGCTAGAAATAGCCTGGAGGATTTGCTTAGTTCCAGGAGAGCGGAAGAGCTCAGGAAGAAGATGTTAGAGAACGCAGCCAAATACGAATATCTCCATCTCCAGACTGCATCATTCAATAACTTAAAGGATCTAGCAGAGTACGTAAGGGAAATGGGGAAATGGGCCTTCACAGGTCACGCATAG
- a CDS encoding mandelate racemase/muconate lactonizing enzyme family protein has product MKIQEITPYVLTSKEKGSATWASMMVLVKVVTSNGMIGYGEAVPTLRVNTVFSAIQQVSKGFLGKDTDNIERNYHEWYKQDFYLSRSFESATAVSAIDIALWDLVGKEVGAPLHKLLGGKFREYVPVYANGWYKDCVTPEDFAREAKNVTRMGYKALKFDPFGPYYDWIDERGLVESEERVKAVREAVGDEVEILIEHHGRFNANSAIEIAKRLSKYRPLFMEEPVHHEDIEGYRKYRAHTSIKVAMGERLVSLKETLFYLREGLVDVLQPDLTNIGGVTVGRKVVSMAEAFDVEVAFHNAFGSIQNSVEIQLASVIPNLLLLENFYDWFPSWKRDLVNNGTPVESGRVKVPNKPGIGVEVNEKIIEELKANPVPLEVPEEPVWVVGGTWKNFK; this is encoded by the coding sequence ATGAAGATCCAAGAAATAACTCCTTATGTTCTTACTTCAAAGGAAAAAGGTTCAGCAACTTGGGCATCTATGATGGTCTTGGTGAAAGTCGTAACCTCTAACGGTATGATAGGATACGGGGAGGCGGTTCCCACACTTAGGGTAAACACGGTGTTCAGCGCCATCCAACAGGTTAGCAAGGGCTTTCTTGGAAAGGATACAGATAACATTGAGAGAAATTACCACGAGTGGTATAAACAGGATTTTTACTTATCTAGATCGTTCGAATCTGCAACAGCCGTAAGCGCAATCGACATCGCGTTATGGGACTTAGTAGGGAAAGAAGTTGGGGCACCTTTACATAAGTTACTGGGCGGAAAATTTAGAGAATACGTTCCAGTTTACGCCAACGGGTGGTACAAGGACTGCGTGACGCCAGAGGACTTCGCCAGAGAGGCTAAAAACGTGACGAGAATGGGTTACAAGGCATTGAAGTTTGATCCCTTCGGTCCGTATTACGACTGGATAGACGAACGTGGCCTCGTAGAGTCTGAGGAGAGAGTAAAGGCCGTTAGGGAGGCAGTTGGTGACGAGGTTGAGATACTAATTGAACATCACGGTAGGTTCAACGCTAACTCGGCTATCGAGATTGCCAAGAGGTTAAGTAAATATAGACCTCTTTTCATGGAGGAGCCTGTACACCACGAGGACATAGAGGGGTACAGGAAGTATAGGGCTCATACTTCAATCAAGGTGGCCATGGGTGAGAGGCTGGTGAGCCTCAAGGAAACTCTCTTCTATCTTAGGGAAGGACTCGTAGACGTTCTTCAACCAGACCTGACCAATATAGGAGGTGTTACCGTGGGAAGAAAAGTAGTCTCCATGGCGGAGGCATTCGACGTAGAGGTGGCGTTTCATAACGCCTTTGGATCCATACAGAACTCAGTTGAAATTCAACTGGCCTCAGTTATTCCGAATCTCCTCCTCCTTGAAAACTTCTATGATTGGTTCCCATCCTGGAAGAGAGATCTAGTCAATAATGGAACCCCGGTGGAATCGGGAAGAGTCAAGGTTCCCAACAAACCAGGGATAGGGGTGGAAGTTAACGAGAAAATAATTGAGGAACTCAAGGCGAATCCAGTTCCGCTTGAGGTCCCAGAGGAGCCAGTCTGGGTAGTTGGGGGAACGTGGAAGAACTTCAAGTAG
- a CDS encoding PIG-L deacetylase family protein, giving the protein MISVIPAKVKVLVIAPHPDDETLCCGGILARHVERGDDVRVLIVTDGRYGAPTPELYGTDQLVRTRIEESRKATSKLGIPWENLVFMNFEDSRIKVLKAEVEVKIKEVLNRLKPDLIYSPLPYDNHGDHSELGRIMVKLAPHSRFYLIWIPNSVNKRIELMKLKTWQKIEILIEKYRKNKIDALMEYRSQLGGFNEEFLRRFTRKSETFYVRST; this is encoded by the coding sequence ATGATTTCAGTAATCCCGGCTAAAGTGAAAGTCCTAGTCATAGCTCCACATCCAGACGACGAAACGCTCTGTTGTGGAGGTATTCTTGCCAGGCACGTTGAGAGAGGGGACGACGTCAGGGTCCTGATAGTCACGGACGGAAGATACGGTGCCCCTACTCCTGAACTGTATGGTACGGATCAGCTTGTTAGGACCAGAATTGAGGAGAGTAGAAAAGCTACATCTAAGTTGGGAATTCCGTGGGAAAACCTGGTTTTCATGAACTTCGAAGATTCCAGAATAAAGGTACTGAAGGCTGAAGTAGAGGTGAAGATCAAGGAGGTGTTAAATAGATTGAAACCAGACCTAATCTATTCCCCATTACCCTACGATAACCATGGGGACCACTCCGAGCTTGGAAGAATCATGGTTAAGTTAGCTCCCCACTCTAGATTCTATCTCATCTGGATACCCAACTCTGTGAACAAAAGGATTGAACTGATGAAACTAAAAACCTGGCAGAAAATAGAAATATTGATTGAAAAGTATCGGAAAAATAAAATAGATGCCTTAATGGAATATAGGAGTCAACTGGGGGGATTTAATGAAGAGTTTTTGAGGAGATTCACGCGGAAATCGGAAACTTTCTACGTCAGGTCTACTTGA
- a CDS encoding HoxN/HupN/NixA family nickel/cobalt transporter, with product MNLKIKMGIFYSLDIIIILTLFTELIRVSQEVESATVSYLSLGILAFFFGLRHAVDADHLAAIDNSTRKLIQEGKSSNFVGTLFSLGHSSVVLLLSIMLILSTRAIESSIPNLERLGSIVGTTISGSVLYVLGFLNFFVALEIYQLYKSAITGDVDKEKLENTLLKRGLMGRYFRKLFGIIKNQYYLYPIGFLFGLGFDTASETALLAITASSAGLFNNIPLWYALLFPGLFTAGMTLIDSTDGFFMNGAYKWAFMGHPIRKIWYNLTMTVVSVTVAFLIGSLELLGLLQSELNLEGGLWSTIAWINGGTEWGYVGMVIVGVFAFIWGISTLVYRHKIRKIEGAGQL from the coding sequence ATGAACCTTAAGATTAAGATGGGAATCTTTTACAGCTTAGATATAATCATTATCTTGACTCTTTTTACGGAACTGATAAGGGTATCTCAGGAGGTTGAATCTGCGACCGTCTCCTATCTCTCCCTGGGCATCTTGGCCTTTTTCTTCGGTCTAAGACACGCAGTTGACGCTGACCATTTAGCTGCAATAGATAACTCCACAAGGAAACTCATTCAAGAAGGGAAAAGCTCCAACTTTGTTGGAACCCTTTTCTCTCTAGGTCATTCATCGGTGGTACTCCTGTTATCAATAATGTTGATCCTTTCAACAAGAGCAATTGAAAGCAGTATACCTAACCTTGAGAGGCTTGGATCAATAGTCGGGACCACCATAAGTGGTTCGGTTCTTTACGTCCTCGGTTTCTTGAATTTCTTCGTTGCCTTAGAGATATATCAATTATATAAGTCCGCAATTACTGGGGATGTTGACAAGGAGAAGCTGGAGAACACCCTCCTGAAGAGGGGTCTAATGGGAAGATATTTCAGAAAGCTATTTGGAATAATCAAGAACCAATACTACCTCTATCCCATAGGTTTCCTCTTCGGTTTAGGGTTTGATACGGCGTCGGAGACTGCGCTTCTGGCGATTACTGCTTCCTCGGCTGGTCTATTCAATAATATTCCCCTATGGTATGCCCTACTGTTTCCAGGATTATTTACAGCAGGAATGACGTTAATTGATTCCACCGACGGTTTCTTTATGAATGGGGCCTATAAATGGGCATTCATGGGACATCCAATAAGAAAGATCTGGTACAATCTCACCATGACCGTGGTCTCAGTCACCGTGGCATTCCTCATAGGATCACTGGAACTTCTGGGGCTTCTTCAGTCAGAACTCAACCTTGAAGGGGGTTTGTGGAGTACCATAGCGTGGATAAATGGGGGTACCGAATGGGGATACGTTGGAATGGTCATCGTTGGTGTGTTCGCTTTCATATGGGGCATCTCCACATTAGTTTACAGGCATAAGATCAGGAAGATAGAGGGGGCTGGTCAGCTATGA
- a CDS encoding glycosyltransferase family 4 protein gives MKILAVVDFGLTEMSGGYQRNMEVISRLKSIVNLDIVPSLRNMRLAINGHRRELLNLVKGLNSTPGKVLDILEEINSTEEYEKRLSKIREDYDVGIVYSNSAENIRLARKITKSPVGVQLQLEPFYEDLTRLFRIKFRGPTGRAIERFRNAIEESNRERHEWVSLIREGALTFAISVSKVPLSNSGLDKMIKYDVSYPSNAFDPSLLHLRRDKEDYAVYFTRLIPEKGLFEVPIIWKKVNRKKDIRLYVMGNFQDPRDEEDFLNLVKRMDVNIEYLGFKEGKRLYEVVAGAMFTLYPSHYDSFSLVVLESLALNTAVVAYDTQAIREIYHGVKGVHTAKEDDINGLAELALSLGNENIEIPAQYSSWDSVVKAELNSIRKCLNA, from the coding sequence TTGAAAATCCTAGCTGTGGTGGACTTCGGTCTCACGGAGATGAGTGGAGGATATCAAAGAAACATGGAAGTAATCTCAAGATTGAAGTCCATCGTTAACCTTGATATCGTACCTTCCTTACGGAACATGAGATTGGCTATAAACGGTCATAGAAGGGAACTCCTTAACTTAGTAAAGGGTCTTAATTCGACACCTGGAAAGGTCTTAGACATTCTAGAGGAAATCAATTCCACTGAGGAATACGAGAAAAGACTTTCAAAGATCAGAGAAGATTATGACGTAGGAATAGTGTATAGTAATTCGGCTGAGAACATAAGACTTGCAAGAAAAATAACTAAATCACCTGTTGGAGTTCAGCTTCAATTGGAGCCCTTCTACGAAGACCTTACAAGACTCTTTAGGATAAAATTTAGGGGGCCCACAGGTAGGGCCATTGAACGTTTTCGAAACGCAATTGAGGAGTCAAATAGGGAGAGACATGAGTGGGTAAGCTTAATAAGGGAGGGTGCGCTAACTTTTGCGATTTCAGTTAGTAAGGTACCTCTAAGCAATTCAGGCCTTGACAAGATGATAAAGTACGACGTCTCTTATCCTAGCAATGCCTTCGACCCGAGCCTCCTTCATCTGAGAAGGGATAAGGAGGACTATGCTGTATACTTCACCAGATTGATCCCTGAAAAGGGACTGTTCGAAGTACCAATAATCTGGAAAAAAGTTAACCGAAAGAAGGACATTAGGCTCTACGTTATGGGTAACTTTCAAGATCCAAGGGACGAAGAGGATTTCTTAAATCTTGTGAAAAGGATGGACGTCAACATTGAGTACCTTGGATTCAAGGAAGGAAAGAGACTCTATGAAGTAGTGGCTGGGGCAATGTTTACGTTATACCCTTCTCACTACGATAGCTTCTCTCTTGTAGTGTTGGAATCCCTTGCCCTAAATACGGCAGTCGTTGCTTACGACACGCAGGCCATTCGTGAAATTTATCATGGAGTGAAGGGCGTCCATACGGCAAAGGAAGATGATATCAATGGTCTGGCAGAATTGGCCCTCTCTCTGGGCAACGAGAACATAGAAATCCCAGCTCAATACTCTTCCTGGGATTCAGTAGTTAAAGCGGAACTGAATTCAATTAGAAAATGCCTTAACGCTTAA